A stretch of the Candidatus Poribacteria bacterium genome encodes the following:
- a CDS encoding caspase family protein: LYCVSGGSGREEWRFGTGGGVYSSPAIGDVDGDGRAEIAVASWDGWLYLLKVKGERGQEAGEILWARWHGDGFGTGLLENALSYGLASKTGTTDEWTPGEFVPPTKQPPFLELSLSFRDVSGDDILEGLETGRLTVSVSNTGEGPSYGLSLSVSLKPASIAKMIEVQTPESIKRIKPGETKRVSLRLKADVNLPTGEAVVVVSGKERSEYDPMPVFIKIKTRRFKKPLLQLSEIEIVDDGSGFSSGNGDGVIQNGETVEVHGSLRNIGEGEGKGVRVSVESSASGVEIRHQPDFSGDIPSGGEARVRFAVAVSRTFGESYIPISVRYLDARGFGSSQEITLNCELVKPVLSITTSVFDGGSGLSRGNGNGILERGERVELRVRVRNEGELEARGVKLSLSGLERGIRRVKGEAELGRIPPGREVAGSLSVHLGRSGRFKLTVKAEQEDFEGSSAEVELDVKERIPPEIPGEIPASEEVSPPLVIITEPKGERTDRGSVKLSAVITDEKREIKEVKVYLNGVEVKGRGVSVVPSGREVRIERELYLKEGWNRIEVVATNGVKEGRGIKVIRYEAVFDPTGVYRRKHALVVGVDRYEHLPPKLQLGYAVSDAEAMAKLLKEYGFEVKLLINATKGEIERELARLADKRVVSENDAVLFFFAGHGQSVRLPEGEMGFLIPSDADVNLSDPSDAGGYMASAIPMSRLKEYAKAIQAKHRLFILDCCFSGLATDRGMRKLSKATRRQLKLWARFRAAQVITAGGKGQSVPERGDVGHGAFTYELLKGLKGLADLDDNGIITASELGVYLKRKMADYGLMPQLGTYFGTEGDFMFVK; encoded by the coding sequence ACCTCTACTGCGTATCAGGAGGAAGTGGGAGGGAGGAGTGGAGGTTCGGGACGGGTGGGGGTGTGTATAGCTCCCCAGCGATAGGAGATGTGGACGGGGACGGGCGGGCTGAGATAGCGGTTGCAAGCTGGGATGGCTGGCTGTATCTTTTGAAGGTGAAAGGAGAGAGGGGGCAGGAGGCAGGGGAGATACTTTGGGCGAGGTGGCACGGAGACGGTTTCGGGACAGGGCTTTTGGAGAACGCACTCTCCTACGGGCTGGCATCAAAGACGGGGACGACCGACGAGTGGACTCCGGGCGAATTCGTCCCTCCCACCAAACAGCCCCCATTCCTTGAGCTTTCCCTCTCATTCAGGGACGTCTCAGGGGACGACATACTTGAGGGACTTGAAACGGGCAGGCTCACCGTCTCCGTCTCCAACACGGGCGAGGGTCCCTCCTACGGTCTCTCCCTCAGCGTTAGCCTGAAGCCAGCCTCCATCGCAAAGATGATTGAGGTCCAAACCCCCGAAAGTATAAAACGGATAAAGCCGGGCGAGACCAAGCGGGTGAGCCTGAGGCTGAAGGCGGACGTGAACCTGCCCACAGGAGAAGCGGTCGTGGTCGTAAGCGGGAAGGAACGGAGCGAATACGACCCTATGCCAGTTTTCATCAAAATCAAGACCAGAAGGTTTAAAAAGCCCCTCCTTCAGCTATCCGAGATTGAGATAGTGGACGACGGTAGCGGGTTCTCATCCGGAAACGGCGACGGCGTCATTCAAAACGGCGAAACCGTAGAGGTTCACGGGAGCTTGAGGAACATCGGCGAGGGAGAGGGGAAAGGAGTCAGGGTGAGCGTGGAATCCTCCGCATCGGGAGTGGAAATCCGTCATCAGCCTGATTTCTCGGGAGACATACCCTCCGGCGGGGAGGCGAGGGTGAGGTTTGCGGTGGCGGTCAGCAGGACGTTCGGGGAGAGCTACATCCCGATTTCCGTTCGGTATCTTGACGCTCGTGGGTTCGGTTCAAGCCAGGAGATCACCCTGAATTGCGAGCTGGTGAAGCCGGTCTTGAGCATCACGACATCGGTCTTTGACGGCGGGAGTGGGCTTTCAAGGGGTAACGGGAACGGGATTCTGGAAAGGGGCGAAAGGGTTGAGCTTAGGGTGAGGGTCAGAAACGAGGGCGAGCTTGAGGCAAGGGGGGTGAAGCTCTCCCTGAGCGGGCTTGAAAGGGGAATACGTCGGGTGAAAGGTGAGGCTGAGCTTGGGAGAATCCCGCCGGGACGTGAGGTAGCAGGTTCGCTATCGGTCCATCTCGGAAGGTCAGGGAGGTTCAAGCTGACGGTGAAGGCGGAGCAGGAGGATTTTGAGGGAAGCAGTGCGGAGGTTGAGCTTGACGTCAAAGAGCGGATACCGCCTGAGATACCGGGGGAGATTCCGGCGAGCGAGGAGGTCAGCCCGCCATTGGTGATTATAACTGAGCCGAAGGGTGAGAGGACGGACAGGGGTTCGGTCAAACTCTCCGCAGTGATTACGGACGAAAAGAGGGAGATAAAGGAGGTGAAGGTATACCTCAACGGTGTGGAGGTGAAGGGGAGAGGGGTGTCGGTAGTGCCTTCGGGGAGGGAGGTCAGGATTGAGCGGGAGCTTTACCTGAAGGAGGGGTGGAACAGGATAGAGGTGGTGGCGACGAACGGGGTGAAGGAGGGTAGGGGGATAAAGGTGATAAGGTATGAGGCGGTGTTTGACCCGACGGGAGTTTACAGGAGGAAGCACGCACTGGTGGTTGGCGTGGACAGGTATGAACATCTCCCGCCGAAATTACAGCTTGGGTATGCGGTGTCGGACGCAGAGGCGATGGCGAAGTTGCTGAAGGAGTATGGATTTGAGGTCAAGCTACTGATTAACGCGACGAAGGGGGAGATAGAGAGGGAGCTTGCGAGACTTGCAGACAAGAGGGTGGTCTCGGAGAATGATGCAGTTCTGTTCTTCTTCGCCGGGCATGGGCAATCGGTGAGGTTGCCGGAGGGGGAGATGGGCTTCCTGATACCGAGCGATGCGGACGTAAACCTTTCGGACCCGTCGGATGCAGGGGGATACATGGCGAGCGCTATACCGATGAGCAGGCTGAAGGAGTATGCCAAAGCGATACAGGCGAAGCACAGGCTTTTCATCCTGGACTGCTGTTTTTCGGGTTTGGCGACGGACAGGGGGATGAGGAAACTCTCAAAGGCTACCAGGAGACAGCTAAAGCTCTGGGCGAGGTTCAGGGCGGCGCAGGTGATAACTGCAGGGGGAAAGGGGCAGAGCGTGCCTGAGCGAGGGGATGTGGGGCACGGTGCGTTCACCTACGAGCTTTTGAAGGGTCTGAAGGGGCTTGCTGACCTTGACGACAACGGGATAATAACTGCGTCCGAGCTCGGCGTCTACCTCAAAAGAAAGATGGCGGACTACGGGCTGATGCCCCAACTGGGAACATACTTCGGGACGGAAGGGGACTTCATGTTCGTGAAGTGA